In one Roseinatronobacter monicus genomic region, the following are encoded:
- the metG gene encoding methionine--tRNA ligase: protein MTTALPYANGDLHIGHGSEAIQADIFARYRRLAGQEVIFVCADDCHGTAVELLAASQNKSPERVLQEVGARHRADFARAKISFDAYHSTHSPENEAIAFAFFDELKRGGHLQRKTVPQLYDEQAGRFLDDRRVRGTCPDCGRKDQYGDACECGATYDAIQLVDPVSTLTGARPQVQDAEHLFFKIEAFAAEIRAWLASGAVQKEVRAKLLEWLDEGLRDWCITRNGPYFGIPVPGEPGLFFYVWLDAPIGYLSTLQHYLQEKQSNKNWADIWSDENTETRHFIGKDIINFHGLFWPALLRGAHVPLPDRLHAHGFVTVGGHKMSKSRGNSVTLAQLLDQLDADALRYAIAARMGDGITDFNIDAEGVAEKVNSDLVGKIANIASRLRPIIAMSDNLLSDSLPDSDLFDQALVLAGEALACFESVNTAAAVRSIVSLADLTNEYVDREAPWTVDDPDQRRAICTQALAQFRLIAALMQPICPGLAGRCLAVFGLSKVGWDELAIPPTGQKITIPPRLFDRIDAAALSCLGEIQSGKETVQ, encoded by the coding sequence ATGACCACCGCACTCCCCTATGCCAATGGTGATCTTCATATCGGCCACGGTTCCGAAGCGATCCAGGCCGATATCTTCGCCCGCTACCGCCGCTTGGCGGGGCAGGAGGTGATCTTCGTCTGCGCCGATGATTGTCACGGTACGGCGGTTGAGCTTCTGGCCGCCTCGCAGAACAAGTCGCCCGAGCGCGTTTTGCAGGAGGTCGGTGCCCGCCACCGCGCCGATTTTGCCCGCGCAAAAATCTCGTTCGATGCTTATCACAGCACCCATTCGCCCGAGAACGAGGCGATTGCCTTTGCCTTCTTCGATGAGTTGAAGCGGGGCGGGCATTTGCAGCGCAAAACCGTGCCGCAGCTGTATGACGAGCAGGCGGGGCGGTTTCTCGACGACCGGCGTGTGCGCGGCACCTGCCCCGATTGCGGGCGCAAGGACCAGTATGGAGATGCCTGTGAATGCGGCGCGACCTATGACGCGATCCAGCTGGTTGATCCGGTTTCGACCCTGACCGGCGCGCGCCCGCAGGTGCAAGACGCCGAGCACCTCTTCTTCAAGATCGAGGCGTTCGCTGCGGAGATCCGCGCTTGGCTTGCAAGTGGCGCAGTGCAGAAAGAGGTGCGCGCGAAACTGCTTGAATGGTTAGATGAAGGCTTGCGCGACTGGTGCATCACCCGCAACGGCCCCTATTTCGGCATCCCTGTTCCGGGCGAGCCGGGGTTGTTCTTCTATGTTTGGCTAGATGCTCCCATTGGCTATCTGTCGACGCTTCAGCACTATCTGCAAGAGAAGCAGAGCAACAAGAACTGGGCCGACATCTGGAGTGACGAAAACACCGAGACACGGCATTTCATTGGCAAGGACATCATCAATTTCCACGGGTTGTTCTGGCCGGCCCTGCTACGCGGTGCGCATGTCCCATTGCCGGACAGGCTGCATGCGCACGGTTTTGTAACCGTGGGGGGGCATAAGATGTCGAAATCGCGCGGCAACTCGGTCACGCTAGCGCAGCTGCTTGACCAGCTCGATGCAGACGCGCTGCGTTATGCCATAGCGGCACGGATGGGTGATGGCATCACCGATTTCAACATTGATGCCGAGGGTGTGGCCGAGAAGGTCAATTCAGATCTGGTGGGTAAGATTGCCAATATTGCGAGCCGGTTGCGCCCGATAATCGCCATGTCGGACAACTTGCTGAGCGATAGCCTGCCTGATTCTGACCTTTTCGACCAGGCGCTGGTGTTGGCGGGCGAAGCGCTGGCGTGTTTTGAGTCGGTGAACACGGCAGCGGCGGTGCGCAGCATCGTGTCGCTGGCGGATCTGACCAATGAATATGTCGATCGCGAAGCGCCATGGACGGTCGATGACCCCGACCAAAGGCGAGCGATCTGCACTCAGGCATTGGCTCAGTTCCGCTTGATTGCGGCGTTGATGCAGCCGATCTGCCCCGGCCTGGCCGGGCGCTGCTTGGCGGTATTCGGTCTGTCCAAGGTGGGCTGGGACGAACTCGCGATACCGCCAACGGGACAGAAGATCACTATACCGCCCCGGCTGTTTGACCGGATCGATGCGGCTGCGCTGAGCTGT
- a CDS encoding methionine adenosyltransferase domain-containing protein, producing the protein MIKNQTSVAEAVGKGHPDKQADAMSDAVLDVKMDRAVAAGHPPSSVRVACEVMINGVDIIVGGEISAPEGVYDAEAVEAAVREVYFASGNDLRDDLRVTNLIRPQAGEIAALTIDGAGDQGIMEGYATTRTRSMLPPETEKAWALIRRAYDLATDGTLHWLRLDTKSQVALDPSGEVISVIMSVQHRASVDLEELRREVLDRVVHPCLGDVAPDLVKINHKGSFIEGGADADCGLTGRKIVVDAYGPSVAVGGGAYSGKDATKVDRSAAYMARFIARQVLASHPGGGTDCTVKLAYGIGQLQPEAASAIIDGKHDVSDWVRARFSDLSPRAIQDRLGLWRREGWRYRDTASFGHYGRDLFPWEQAE; encoded by the coding sequence ATGATCAAGAACCAAACCAGCGTGGCCGAGGCCGTCGGCAAGGGCCATCCCGACAAGCAGGCTGATGCGATGTCGGATGCAGTGCTGGATGTGAAGATGGACCGCGCCGTCGCGGCGGGCCATCCGCCCAGCAGCGTGCGTGTGGCCTGCGAAGTCATGATCAACGGTGTCGACATCATTGTCGGTGGCGAGATTAGCGCGCCCGAGGGCGTGTATGATGCCGAGGCGGTCGAGGCGGCGGTGCGCGAGGTCTATTTCGCCTCTGGCAACGACCTGCGTGACGACCTACGCGTGACCAACCTGATCCGCCCGCAGGCGGGCGAGATCGCGGCGTTGACCATCGATGGGGCAGGCGATCAGGGCATTATGGAAGGTTATGCCACCACCCGCACCCGCTCGATGCTGCCGCCCGAGACAGAGAAGGCTTGGGCGCTGATCAGGCGCGCCTATGATCTGGCCACGGACGGCACGCTGCACTGGCTCCGCCTCGACACCAAGTCGCAGGTCGCGCTTGATCCTTCGGGCGAGGTGATCAGCGTCATCATGTCGGTGCAGCACCGCGCCAGCGTCGATCTCGAGGAGTTGCGCCGCGAGGTGCTCGACCGGGTGGTCCACCCCTGTCTGGGCGATGTTGCCCCGGACCTGGTGAAAATCAACCACAAGGGCAGCTTCATCGAAGGCGGTGCGGACGCTGATTGCGGTCTGACCGGCCGCAAGATCGTGGTCGATGCCTACGGTCCTTCGGTAGCGGTTGGTGGCGGGGCCTACAGCGGTAAGGACGCCACCAAGGTCGACCGCAGCGCCGCCTATATGGCCCGCTTTATCGCCCGTCAGGTGCTGGCGTCGCATCCGGGCGGCGGCACCGACTGCACGGTGAAGCTGGCCTATGGCATCGGTCAGCTCCAGCCCGAAGCGGCCAGCGCCATCATCGACGGCAAGCACGATGTCAGCGACTGGGTGCGCGCCCGCTTCTCCGATCTGTCGCCGCGTGCCATCCAGGACCGCCTGGGCCTGTGGCGCCGCGAGGGCTGGCGTTACCGCGACACTGCCAGCTTCGGCCATTACGGCCGCGATCTGTTCCCATGGGAACAGGCCGAGTGA
- a CDS encoding GNAT family N-acetyltransferase, with translation MPDIYLYSSRARENPIAAAAVASLLEQVSQSADGANLYVNDLQDFLDADATLHIAEDRKTLAIAGFAATKFDGDEAELFSVVALPGYRGLGVGGKVVDQAISDCVARGVTGISLEIRLTNAGLPIPALRVYENRGFKFLPGVSVVPIGHTHRDRHLWLTADPGGVFRQRHMYLALGTKTAMGQADG, from the coding sequence ATGCCGGACATCTACCTCTACAGTAGCCGTGCGCGGGAGAACCCGATCGCTGCGGCGGCGGTGGCTAGCCTGCTTGAGCAGGTCAGCCAGTCCGCCGATGGCGCGAACCTCTACGTCAACGACCTGCAGGACTTCTTGGACGCTGACGCCACCCTGCACATCGCCGAGGACCGCAAGACCCTGGCCATCGCGGGCTTTGCCGCGACCAAGTTCGACGGTGACGAGGCCGAGTTGTTCTCGGTTGTCGCCCTGCCGGGCTATCGCGGGCTGGGCGTTGGTGGCAAGGTCGTCGATCAGGCGATCAGCGATTGCGTCGCGCGCGGTGTGACCGGCATCAGCTTGGAAATTCGCCTGACCAATGCGGGCCTGCCGATCCCGGCGCTGCGGGTATATGAAAACCGCGGCTTCAAGTTCCTGCCCGGGGTGTCGGTTGTGCCGATCGGTCATACCCACCGCGATCGTCACCTGTGGCTGACCGCCGATCCGGGCGGCGTCTTCCGCCAGCGTCACATGTACCTCGCGCTGGGCACCAAGACGGCGATGGGGCAGGCCGATGGCTGA